One Setaria italica strain Yugu1 chromosome II, Setaria_italica_v2.0, whole genome shotgun sequence DNA segment encodes these proteins:
- the LOC101758588 gene encoding probable glutathione S-transferase GSTU1 produces MAGEKEEGLQLLDLWVSPFAQRCRIALAEKGLAYEPLEQDLSNKGDLLLRANPVHKKVPVLLHGGRPVCESLVILQYLDEAFPETPALLPSDPHARAHARFWADYADWKVFECGTRLWKRKAGSELQLQARREMVEALRILEAELGDKPYLAGEAFGFVDLAIVPFAAWFLGYGRLGEFSVEEVCPRLAAWGERCGERESVARSLHPPEKVYEFIGYLKDKYGDK; encoded by the coding sequence ATGGcgggggagaaggaggagggtcTGCAGCTGCTGGACTTGTGGGTGAGCCCGTTCGCGCAGCGCTGCCGCATCGCGCTGGCGGAGAAAGGCCTGGCGTACGAGCCCCTGGAGCAGGACCTCTCCAACAagggcgacctcctcctccgcgccaaCCCCGTCCACAAGAAGGTCCCCGTGCTCCTCCACGGCGGCCGCCCCGTCTGCGAGTCCCTCGTCATCCTCCAATACCTCGACGAGGCGTTCCCGGAGACCCCCGCCCTGCTCCCCTCCGAtccgcacgcgcgcgcgcacgccagGTTCTGGGCGGACTACGCGGACTGGAAGGTGTTCGAGTGCGGGACCCGGCTGTGGAAGCGCAAGGCGGGGTcggagctgcagctgcaggcgCGGAGGGAGATGGTGGAGGCCCTGCGGATCCTGGAGGCCGAGCTCGGGGACAAGCCCTACCTCGCCGGCGAGGCGTTCGGGTTCGTCGACCTCGCCATCGTCCCGTTCGCGGCGTGGTTCCTCGGCTACGGGCGCCTCGGGGAGTTCAGCGTCGAGGAGGTGTGCCCGAGACTGGCGGCGTGGGGGGAGCGGTGCGGCGAGAGGGAGAGCGTTGCCAGGAGCCTGCACCCGCCGGAGAAGGTGTACGAGTTCATCGGCTATCTCAAGGACAAGTACGGTGACAAGTAG
- the LOC101758179 gene encoding BURP domain-containing protein 14, with protein sequence MASPRCAHLLLTITILLQLCHLARAMPLPSPSPSSNAASPSAPPAPPVPALPRGLPRIIPAWSMPPVNPFTAKAAFIRYWNRKVRSNRPHPAFFFAKLSPLSAPDAAAFSTLASAGKLASRIRDFCAAASLLCPSTPAASWSASSSSVEDGAAGTASSGGGAGSAAPFKNYENGNFSSYGNSGGGGADQFAAYSSGKSGPVDSFKRYGKGSLGRNDSFTNYEAGGNVGTSSFSSYTTGATGGAGEFAGYAGQTNTVAATFATYDSGGNGRAHEFTAYAQDANSGVEGFTSYGKAANAAAESFKTYGNNSNTVASGFINYGEKANGLNDTFASYGLDGNAPENTFRSYASGSNAAVDDFKGYRDAANIGDDSFTSYASNANGAEAGFDSYGKSTNPGSVSFKGYGQGSNPNHRIGFTHYSGDNTTFKAYSNEGVEFKEYQNMSKMEVSKTAAGVEATGHRLPKWSPGPGKFFRERDLMTGNRMPMPDIADKLPHRAFLPRDIAAKIPFEEGAVSALFGAPPGTAMRQVVASTVAECARAPSRGETKRCATSAEDMVDFAVEMLGSSNIAVRSTESTAGSGRDVRLGKITGVAGGGVTRSVSCHQSLFPYLVYYCHSVPRVRLYEADILDVDSNRRINHGVAICHLDTSDWSPNHGAFVALGGKPGEIEVCHWIFEGDMTWTLVD encoded by the coding sequence ATGGCGTCCCCTCGCTGCGCTCACCTCCTCCTGACCATCACCATTCTGCTGCAACTCTGCCATCTGGCTCGGGCAATGCCACTACCTTCACCTTCACCGTCGTCAAACGCCGCCTCCCCGTCCGCTCCTCCGGCACCGCCCGTGCCGGCGCTACCACGAGGCTTGCCACGGATCATACCGGCGTGGTCGATGCCGCCGGTGAATCCGTTCACGGCGAAGGCGGCGTTCATCCGGTACTGGAACCGGAAGGTGCGCAGCAACCGCCCGCACCCGGCCTTCTTCTTCGCCAAGCTCTCCCCGCTCTCggcccccgacgccgccgcgttcTCCACCCTCGCCTCCGCGGGGAAGCTGGCCTCCCGCATCCGCGACTtctgcgcggcggcgtcgctgcTCTGCCCCTCGACCCCCGCGGCGTCCTGGTCGGCGTCGTCCTCGTCCGTGGAGGACGGCGCAGCGggcaccgcctcctccggcggtggcgccggctcCGCGGCGCCGTTCAAGAACTACGAGAACGGCAACTTCAGCAGCTACGGAAacagcggcggaggcggcgcagaCCAGTTCGCGGCGTACTCGAGCGGGAAGAGCGGCCCAGTCGACTCGTTCAAGCGCTACGGCAAGGGCTCGCTGGGGCGGAACGACTCCTTCACCAACTACGAGGCGGGGGGCAACGTCGGGACGTCCAGCTTCAGCTCGTACACCACCGGCGCCACCGGTGGTGCCGGGGAGTTCGCCGGGTACGCCGGGCAGACCAACACGGTGGCGGCGACCTTCGCCACCTACGACTCCGGCGGCAACGGGCGAGCGCACGAGTTCACGGCGTACGCGCAGGACGCCAACTCCGGCGTGGAGGGCTTCACAAGCTACGGCAAGgccgcgaacgccgccgccgagtcCTTCAAGACCTACGGCAACAACTCCAACACGGTCGCCTCCGGCTTCATCAACTACGGCGAGAAGGCGAACGGCCTCAACGACACGTTCGCGTCCTACGGCCTCGACGGGAACGCCCCCGAGAACACGTTCCGTAGCTACGCCTCCGGCAGCaacgccgccgtcgacgactTCAAGGGGTACAGGGACGCGGCCAACATTGGCGACGATAGCTTCACGTCCTACGCGAGCAACGCCaacggcgcggaggccggctTCGACAGCTACGGCAAGTCGACTAACCCCGGGAGCGTGTCGTTCAAGGGCTACGGCCAGGGCTCCAACCCCAACCACCGCATCGGGTTCACGCATTACTCCGGCGACAACACGACGTTCAAAGCGTACTCCAACGAAGGCGTCGAGTTCAAGGAGTACCAGAACATGTCCAAGATGGAGGTGTCCAAGACAGCTGCGGGGGTAGAGGCTACCGGACATCGGCTGCCGAAGTGGTCGCCGGGGCCAGGGAAGTTCTTCCGGGAGCGCGACCTCATGACGGGCAACCGAATGCCAATGCCGGACATCGCCGACAAGTTGCCGCACCGCGCGTTCCTGCCGAGGGACATCGCCGCGAAGATACCGTTCGAGGAGGGCGCCGTGTCGGCGCTGTTCGGCGCGCCGCCGGGCACGGCGATGCGGCAGGTGGTGGCGTCGACGGTGGCCgagtgcgcgcgcgcgccgagCCGTGGCGAGACGAAGCGGTGCGCGACGTCGGCGGAGGACATGGTGGACTTCGCGGTGGAGATGCTGGGCAGCAGCAACATCGCGGTGCGCAGCACGGAGTCGACGGCGGGCAGCGGCCGGGACGTCCGGCTGGGCAAGATcacgggcgtcgccggcggcggcgtgacccGGTCCGTGTCGTGCCACCAGAGCCTGTTCCCGTACCTGGTGTACTACTGCCACTCGGTGCCGCGCGTCAGGCTGTACGAGGCCGACATCCTGGACGTGGACTCCAACCGGAGGATCAACCACGGCGTGGCCATCTGCCACCTCGACACGTCCGACTGGAGCCCCAACCATGGCGCGTTCGTCGCGCTCGGTGGGAAGCCCGGCGAGATCGAGGTGTGCCACTGGATCTTCGAGGGGGACATGACCTGGACCCTTGTTGATTGA